A single genomic interval of Flavobacteriales bacterium harbors:
- a CDS encoding UDP-2,3-diacylglucosamine diphosphatase, with translation MKRRIDVLVLSDLHLGTYGCRARELNSYLRSVKPRMVILNGDIIDIWQFKKRYFPKSHMQVVKRLLKLAGKVPVHYITGNHDEALRRFSPSHLGNLHLVDRLELTLDGRRHWFFHGDLFDATMTHAKWLARLGGWGYDLLIRINTVVNWTLVRLGRPRMSLSRKVKNSVKRAVKFISDFETTAAEIAIHEGFDRVVCGHIHQPGMRTIITDRGRVEYLNSGDWIEHLSALEYYDGAWHLYLHERDAAAAAAGAPLRAEAVHA, from the coding sequence ATGAAGCGCCGCATCGACGTGCTCGTTCTGAGCGACCTGCACCTCGGCACCTACGGTTGCCGGGCCCGCGAGCTCAACAGTTACCTGCGCTCGGTGAAGCCGCGCATGGTGATCCTCAATGGCGACATCATCGACATCTGGCAGTTCAAGAAGCGCTACTTCCCCAAGAGCCACATGCAGGTGGTGAAGCGGTTGTTGAAGCTGGCGGGCAAGGTGCCGGTGCACTACATCACGGGCAACCACGACGAGGCACTGCGGCGGTTCAGCCCCAGTCACCTGGGCAACCTGCACCTGGTGGACAGGCTGGAACTAACGCTGGACGGGCGTCGCCACTGGTTCTTCCACGGCGACCTGTTCGATGCCACAATGACCCATGCCAAGTGGCTCGCACGGCTCGGCGGCTGGGGTTACGACCTGCTCATCCGCATCAACACCGTGGTGAACTGGACGCTGGTGCGGCTCGGTCGTCCGCGCATGAGCCTGAGCCGCAAGGTGAAGAACAGCGTGAAGCGGGCCGTGAAGTTCATCAGCGATTTCGAGACCACCGCGGCGGAGATCGCCATCCACGAGGGCTTCGACCGGGTGGTGTGCGGGCACATCCACCAGCCAGGCATGCGCACCATCATCACCGACCGCGGCCGCGTGGAGTACCTCAACTCCGGCGATTGGATCGAGCACCTCAGTGCGCTGGAGTACTACGACGGGGCGTGGCACCTTTACCTGCACGAGCGGGATGCGGCGGCGGCTGCGGCGGGTGCACCGCTGCGGGCCGAGGCCGTCCACGCCTGA
- a CDS encoding lysophospholipid acyltransferase family protein, with product MPPNDRLVDPVELAKASHMRPGDPRVALFTEVSGLKRLQKVYEEVSHLHDIAFVKAVFQRLELEMEVQADQLAQLPREGGLILVANHPYGAIDGMALVEVFGEVRPDLKVMANFLLQQLKPLGHRFIGVNPFEQLRSASSFQGMRAALAHVKQGGALALFPAGEVSSWRTELKAVADPRWKVPALKLVQHAGVPVVPVWFDGANSVVFQMLGMIHPNLRTLTLPNEMLRMRGRHVRMRIGKPIPVKEIAAFTSAEQLGRYLRAKTYALGSGVQVRREQFKPLLFPRRPKEVVEAVDPGLLERELAGIQDLKLNSQAEFDLYLAGSERIPVMLREIGRLREVTFRAVGEGTNKRIDLDEFDLYYDHLFLWDRDKRRLVGAYRIGDGARIMPRYGRRGLYLSTLFRMDRAMDRVLRRSFELGRSFIAQEYQRHRLPLFMLWRGLLIHITSNPSHQYLIGPVSISSTYSHFSRALIMAYVERHHYDHALAAMVTPRNRFRVKRDGADSEALVQASEADMKKMDRLIAEIDPHETAMPVLLKKYLLLNAKIIGFNCDPHFNDALDGLMVLDLHKLPPRTVEDLRKGMAEGA from the coding sequence ATGCCCCCGAACGACCGCCTGGTGGACCCGGTTGAACTGGCCAAGGCCAGCCACATGCGGCCGGGCGACCCGCGTGTGGCCTTGTTCACCGAGGTGAGCGGGCTGAAGCGGCTCCAGAAGGTCTATGAAGAGGTGAGCCACCTGCACGACATCGCCTTCGTGAAGGCGGTGTTCCAGCGATTGGAGCTGGAAATGGAGGTCCAGGCCGATCAGCTCGCGCAGCTGCCGCGCGAGGGGGGCTTGATCCTCGTGGCCAATCATCCTTACGGGGCCATCGATGGCATGGCGCTGGTGGAGGTGTTCGGCGAAGTGCGGCCCGATCTGAAGGTGATGGCCAACTTCCTGCTCCAGCAGTTGAAGCCGCTGGGCCATCGCTTCATCGGAGTGAACCCCTTCGAGCAGCTGCGCAGCGCGAGCAGTTTCCAGGGCATGCGGGCCGCCCTGGCCCACGTGAAGCAGGGAGGGGCCCTGGCCCTGTTCCCCGCCGGAGAGGTCAGCAGCTGGCGTACCGAGCTCAAGGCCGTGGCCGATCCCCGATGGAAGGTGCCGGCCCTGAAACTGGTGCAACATGCGGGCGTACCCGTGGTGCCGGTCTGGTTCGACGGCGCCAACTCGGTGGTGTTCCAGATGCTGGGCATGATCCACCCCAATCTGCGTACGCTCACGCTGCCTAACGAGATGCTGCGGATGCGGGGCCGCCACGTCCGCATGCGCATCGGCAAGCCCATCCCGGTCAAGGAGATCGCCGCCTTCACCTCGGCCGAGCAATTGGGCCGGTATCTGCGGGCCAAGACCTATGCCCTGGGCTCAGGGGTGCAGGTCCGGCGCGAGCAGTTCAAGCCGCTGCTGTTCCCGCGACGCCCCAAGGAGGTCGTGGAGGCCGTGGACCCCGGCCTGCTCGAAAGGGAGCTCGCCGGCATCCAGGACCTCAAGCTGAACAGCCAGGCCGAGTTCGACCTGTACCTGGCCGGAAGTGAGCGCATCCCGGTCATGCTGCGCGAGATCGGCCGCTTGCGCGAGGTCACCTTCCGCGCCGTGGGTGAGGGCACCAACAAACGGATCGACCTGGATGAGTTCGACCTGTACTACGACCACCTCTTCCTCTGGGACCGGGACAAGCGTCGCCTGGTCGGCGCCTATCGCATCGGCGATGGGGCGCGCATCATGCCGCGCTACGGGCGGAGAGGCCTGTACCTGAGCACCCTGTTCCGCATGGATCGTGCGATGGATCGCGTGCTGCGTCGAAGCTTCGAGCTCGGCCGCTCCTTCATCGCGCAGGAGTACCAGCGTCACCGGCTTCCGCTGTTCATGCTGTGGCGGGGACTGTTGATCCACATCACCTCCAACCCGTCGCACCAGTACCTCATCGGACCGGTGAGCATCAGCAGCACCTACAGCCACTTCTCGCGCGCCCTGATCATGGCATACGTGGAGCGGCACCACTACGATCATGCGCTGGCCGCAATGGTGACGCCCCGCAACCGCTTCCGCGTGAAACGGGACGGCGCCGACAGCGAGGCGCTGGTCCAGGCGTCGGAGGCCGACATGAAGAAGATGGACCGGCTCATCGCCGAGATCGATCCGCACGAAACAGCCATGCCGGTGCTGCTGAAGAAGTACCTGCTGCTGAACGCCAAGATCATCGGCTTCAACTGCGACCCCCACTTCAACGATGCGCTGGACGGCCTGATGGTGCTCGATCTGCACAAGCTGCCTCCCCGCACGGTGGAGGACCTGCGCAAGGGCATGGCCGAAGGTGCATGA
- a CDS encoding aspartate aminotransferase family protein gives MKDLLPAFHAHLAQTSPRPLALDIVHAEGCHLTARNGQRYLDLVSGLAVANVGHRHPRVVQAIKEQCDRYLHVIPYGEFIQEPQVRFAERLAGLLPPALDSVYFVNSGTEAIEAAVKLAKRVTGRTRLFGCRKSYHGSTHGSLSLTDNEAKKYRNRPLLPDVAHITFNAPADLALITEHAACVVVEPIQGDAGVRVPDASWMQALRARCTEVGALLVFDEVQTGFGRTGRLFAFEHFGVVPDILVLGKALGGGLPMGAFVSTRAHMQLLTHDPVLGHITTFGGHPLPCVAGLAALDALLDEEMIANSVHMGALFKELLVHPRIAEVRGAGLMLAVDLGDADRVQRVVHGCLRRGVLGFWFLSCPTAFRIAPPLVITEEEVRQACAVVLEEVG, from the coding sequence ATGAAGGACCTGCTCCCCGCGTTCCACGCCCACCTCGCGCAGACCAGCCCGCGGCCCCTGGCCCTGGACATCGTCCATGCGGAAGGATGCCACCTCACCGCGCGGAACGGTCAACGCTACCTCGATCTCGTCTCCGGCCTGGCCGTCGCCAACGTGGGGCACCGGCATCCCCGCGTTGTGCAGGCCATCAAGGAGCAGTGCGACCGGTACCTGCATGTGATCCCGTACGGCGAGTTCATCCAGGAGCCGCAGGTGCGCTTCGCCGAACGCCTTGCCGGGCTGCTGCCACCGGCACTGGACAGCGTGTACTTCGTGAACAGTGGCACCGAGGCGATCGAGGCCGCCGTGAAGCTCGCCAAGCGGGTCACCGGCCGCACCCGGCTCTTCGGCTGTCGCAAGAGCTACCACGGCAGCACCCACGGGTCGCTGAGCCTGACGGACAACGAAGCGAAGAAGTACCGCAACCGACCACTGCTGCCCGATGTGGCGCACATCACCTTCAATGCACCGGCCGACCTTGCGCTGATCACCGAACACGCCGCCTGCGTGGTGGTGGAGCCCATCCAGGGCGATGCCGGCGTGCGCGTGCCCGACGCCTCATGGATGCAGGCCTTGCGGGCGCGCTGCACCGAAGTGGGCGCCCTGCTCGTGTTCGATGAGGTGCAGACCGGCTTCGGGCGTACGGGCCGTCTCTTCGCCTTTGAACACTTCGGCGTGGTCCCGGATATCCTGGTGCTGGGCAAGGCCCTGGGCGGCGGCTTGCCGATGGGTGCGTTCGTCAGCACGCGCGCCCACATGCAGCTGCTCACGCACGATCCGGTGCTCGGCCACATCACCACCTTCGGCGGACACCCCCTGCCCTGCGTGGCGGGGCTGGCGGCGTTGGACGCCCTGCTCGACGAGGAGATGATCGCGAACAGTGTGCACATGGGCGCCCTGTTCAAGGAACTGCTCGTTCATCCCCGGATCGCTGAAGTGCGCGGAGCGGGGCTCATGCTGGCCGTGGACCTCGGCGATGCCGATCGGGTCCAGCGCGTGGTGCATGGCTGCCTGCGCCGCGGCGTCCTGGGCTTCTGGTTCCTGAGCTGCCCCACGGCCTTCCGCATCGCACCGCCGTTGGTGATCACGGAGGAGGAGGTGCGGCAGGCGTGCGCGGTGGTGCTGGAGGAGGTGGGCTGA
- a CDS encoding helix-turn-helix domain-containing protein: protein MATPLFGSNIKLLRQRRGRSQEEVAIALDVKRSSYSGYENGSAEPSFDLLVRMSEYFKVSIDKLLKDDLTALSESQLGILERGGDIDLSGRRLRVLATTVDREDRENVELVPEKAKAGYALGYADPEYISILPTFQMPFLAKDRKYRTFQISGDSMPPVGDGSWVTGEYVQNWQTIRDGQPYIVVTKDDGIVFKVVYNQLKEKGTLLLCSTNPLYAPFEVPVTNVLEVWKFVHFISAELPEPNMSRDDLARSVVELRKEVGQLRLAMEQQGRLAF, encoded by the coding sequence ATGGCAACCCCGCTCTTCGGTTCCAACATCAAGCTCCTCCGCCAGCGCCGCGGCCGCTCGCAGGAGGAGGTCGCCATCGCGCTCGACGTCAAGCGCAGCAGCTACAGCGGCTATGAGAACGGCAGCGCCGAACCCTCGTTCGACCTGCTGGTGCGCATGAGCGAGTACTTCAAGGTGAGCATCGACAAGCTATTGAAGGACGACCTCACGGCCCTCAGCGAAAGCCAGCTCGGCATCCTGGAACGCGGGGGCGACATCGACCTCAGCGGCCGGCGCCTGCGCGTGCTGGCCACCACGGTGGACCGCGAGGACCGCGAGAACGTGGAGCTGGTGCCCGAGAAGGCCAAGGCCGGCTACGCGCTGGGCTATGCCGATCCGGAGTACATCAGCATCCTGCCCACCTTCCAGATGCCCTTCCTGGCCAAGGACCGCAAGTACCGCACCTTCCAGATCAGCGGCGACAGCATGCCGCCGGTGGGTGATGGCTCGTGGGTCACGGGCGAGTACGTGCAGAACTGGCAGACCATCCGCGATGGCCAGCCCTACATCGTGGTCACCAAGGACGACGGCATCGTCTTCAAGGTGGTGTACAACCAGTTGAAGGAGAAGGGTACCCTGCTGCTGTGCAGCACCAACCCGCTCTATGCACCCTTCGAGGTCCCGGTCACCAATGTGCTGGAGGTGTGGAAGTTCGTGCACTTCATCAGCGCCGAGCTGCCCGAGCCCAACATGAGCCGCGACGATCTGGCCCGCAGCGTGGTGGAGCTGCGCAAGGAAGTGGGCCAGCTGCGCCTGGCCATGGAGCAGCAGGGCCGACTGGCGTTCTGA
- a CDS encoding peptidoglycan DD-metalloendopeptidase family protein: MLRNASIIALVVSLLGGPLFAQVDSAAIGGAEEVEAYEEAIADPGYDELALPSFSGGALTLKDSLWLIPGYDLYCDWNTESIFGHHDQTLPVAPTTVWLSHAACDHEMPVCGRITSPFGPRHGRMHYGVDLKLETGDPVVAGFAGMVRIAQYHRSFGNVVVIRHANGLETLYAHLSRISVDVGQLVEAGERIGLGGNTGRSTGSHLHFEVRYLGRAIDPARVFNLSEGELTASTLRLDASLFERPAAASSAYYRVKRGDTLSSIARRHGTTVARLCKLNRLSTRSILRIGQRIRTS; the protein is encoded by the coding sequence ATGCTCCGGAACGCGTCCATCATCGCCCTGGTCGTGAGCCTGCTCGGCGGTCCGTTGTTCGCCCAGGTGGACAGCGCCGCCATCGGCGGGGCCGAAGAGGTCGAAGCCTATGAGGAGGCGATCGCGGATCCCGGCTATGATGAGCTGGCGCTTCCGAGCTTCTCGGGTGGTGCGCTTACCTTGAAGGACAGCTTGTGGCTGATCCCCGGGTACGACCTGTATTGCGATTGGAACACCGAGAGCATCTTCGGGCATCATGACCAGACGCTGCCCGTGGCCCCGACCACCGTGTGGCTGAGCCATGCCGCCTGCGATCATGAGATGCCGGTCTGCGGACGGATCACGTCGCCCTTCGGCCCGCGTCACGGGCGCATGCACTACGGGGTCGATCTGAAGCTGGAGACCGGTGACCCTGTGGTTGCCGGTTTCGCGGGCATGGTGCGCATCGCCCAGTACCACCGCTCCTTCGGCAATGTGGTGGTGATCCGCCACGCCAACGGGCTCGAGACCCTGTACGCGCACCTCAGCCGCATCAGCGTGGACGTGGGGCAGCTGGTGGAGGCCGGTGAACGCATCGGTCTGGGCGGCAATACCGGGCGGAGCACGGGTAGCCACCTCCACTTCGAAGTGCGCTACCTCGGACGGGCCATCGACCCGGCGCGGGTGTTCAACCTCAGCGAAGGCGAGCTCACCGCCAGCACGCTCCGCCTGGATGCCTCATTGTTCGAGCGCCCTGCGGCCGCTTCCTCGGCGTACTACCGGGTGAAGCGTGGCGACACCCTGTCCTCCATCGCACGTCGTCATGGCACCACGGTGGCACGGCTGTGCAAACTGAACCGCCTCTCCACGCGTTCCATCCTGCGCATCGGCCAGCGCATCCGCACGTCCTGA
- a CDS encoding dihydrofolate reductase produces the protein MKTAHALPLALLPLLTAFQVGGPELRTRTEASHTAPPDSFVWQTDQFADVRILRYQVPGWEQLSLQQKQLAYCLNMAGLAGRDILWDQNHRHNLQVRRALERILRDHKGARTGAEWDHFVTYAKQVFFSNGIHHHYSNDKHEPAFSRTYFEGLLKGCGAALPEEVLGTMFDPAVAAKKVSLEAGKDLVQASAVNFYGPGVTQAEVEAFYAEREKQDDPAKPLAHGLNSRIVRGADGRLQEQVYKVGGLYGQALEESVRWLEKAAAVAENPQQRKAIELLIQYYRTGDLRTWDEFNIAWVKDTTNSVDFILGFVEVYNDPLGKRGSYESIVEVNDPEATRNMLAIQRNAQWFEDHSPLLPEHKKKNVVGITYRFINTAGESGDAAPSTPIGVNLPNANWIRAAHGSKSVSLGNISEAYEKSAGSSTLEVFCYDAEEIERAKAHGALAGKLHTALHEVVGHASGQLEPGVGETDQTLKSYASTLEEGRADLVALYFIMDPKLVELGVMPSLEVGMAEYDGYLRNGLLVQLRRIKPGKDIEEAHMRNRMWVSAWVVEKGLKDGAVAKVVRDGATYYDIRDYDKLRGLFGELLREVQRIKSQGDHAAGKALVETYGVKVDPALHAEVLKRAEQIRTAPYAGFIQPQMVPVTDVSGNITDVKLEFPDDFLKQMLHYGEKHSFLPDVN, from the coding sequence ATGAAGACCGCCCACGCACTCCCGCTCGCACTGCTGCCTCTCCTCACTGCGTTCCAGGTCGGTGGCCCGGAACTGCGCACCCGCACCGAAGCGTCCCACACCGCCCCGCCGGACAGCTTCGTCTGGCAGACCGATCAGTTCGCCGATGTGCGCATCCTGCGCTACCAGGTGCCCGGTTGGGAGCAGCTCAGCCTGCAGCAGAAGCAGCTGGCCTATTGCCTCAACATGGCGGGCCTGGCCGGTCGCGACATCCTGTGGGACCAGAACCACCGGCACAACCTGCAGGTGCGCCGGGCGTTGGAACGCATCCTGCGCGACCACAAGGGTGCCCGTACCGGAGCCGAATGGGACCACTTCGTCACCTACGCCAAGCAGGTCTTCTTCAGCAACGGTATCCACCACCACTACAGCAACGACAAGCACGAGCCCGCGTTCAGCCGTACGTACTTCGAGGGCCTGCTGAAAGGCTGCGGCGCGGCATTACCGGAGGAGGTGCTCGGCACCATGTTCGATCCGGCGGTGGCCGCCAAGAAGGTGAGCCTCGAGGCCGGCAAGGACCTGGTGCAGGCGAGCGCGGTGAACTTCTACGGCCCGGGGGTCACACAGGCCGAGGTGGAGGCCTTCTACGCCGAGCGCGAGAAGCAGGACGACCCCGCGAAGCCCCTGGCGCATGGCCTCAACAGCCGCATCGTCCGCGGCGCCGACGGCCGGCTTCAGGAGCAGGTGTACAAGGTCGGCGGCCTCTACGGACAGGCGTTGGAGGAGAGCGTCAGGTGGTTGGAGAAGGCCGCGGCGGTCGCGGAGAACCCCCAGCAGCGCAAGGCGATCGAGCTGCTCATCCAATACTACCGCACGGGCGACCTCCGCACGTGGGACGAGTTCAACATCGCCTGGGTGAAGGACACCACCAACAGCGTCGATTTCATCCTCGGCTTCGTGGAGGTGTACAACGACCCCTTGGGTAAGCGCGGCAGCTACGAGAGCATCGTGGAGGTCAACGATCCGGAGGCCACGCGCAACATGCTGGCCATCCAGCGCAACGCGCAATGGTTCGAGGACCACAGCCCGTTGCTTCCCGAGCACAAGAAGAAGAACGTGGTGGGCATCACCTATCGCTTCATCAATACGGCCGGCGAATCCGGCGATGCGGCACCCAGCACGCCGATCGGGGTCAACCTGCCCAACGCCAACTGGATCCGGGCTGCCCACGGCAGCAAGAGCGTGAGCCTGGGCAACATCAGCGAGGCCTACGAGAAGAGCGCGGGCAGCAGCACGCTGGAGGTCTTCTGCTACGATGCCGAGGAGATCGAACGGGCCAAGGCGCACGGCGCGCTCGCGGGCAAGCTGCACACCGCCCTGCACGAGGTGGTGGGTCATGCCAGCGGCCAGTTGGAGCCCGGGGTGGGCGAGACCGACCAGACCCTCAAGAGCTACGCCAGCACCCTGGAGGAGGGCCGCGCGGACCTCGTGGCCCTCTATTTCATCATGGACCCGAAACTGGTGGAGCTGGGCGTCATGCCGAGCCTCGAAGTGGGCATGGCCGAGTATGATGGCTACCTCCGCAACGGTCTGCTGGTGCAACTGAGGCGGATCAAGCCGGGCAAGGACATCGAGGAGGCCCACATGCGCAACCGGATGTGGGTGAGCGCCTGGGTGGTGGAGAAGGGGCTGAAGGATGGGGCGGTGGCCAAGGTGGTCCGGGATGGCGCCACCTATTATGACATCCGCGACTACGACAAGCTCCGCGGGCTGTTCGGCGAGCTGCTGCGCGAGGTGCAACGCATCAAGAGCCAGGGGGACCATGCCGCCGGCAAGGCGCTCGTGGAGACCTACGGGGTGAAGGTCGATCCGGCGCTGCACGCCGAGGTGCTCAAGCGTGCGGAGCAGATCCGCACCGCGCCCTATGCCGGGTTCATCCAGCCGCAGATGGTGCCTGTGACCGACGTTTCGGGGAACATCACCGATGTGAAGCTGGAGTTCCCGGATGACTTCCTGAAGCAGATGCTTCACTATGGGGAGAAGCACAGCTTCCTGCCCGATGTGAACTGA
- a CDS encoding phosphohydrolase, producing MNPLQEHLLERAIRLAAKVHKGQVDRFEKPYILHVMRVMMRGHDLEEQVLGALHDVLERSSLTVSELQEKGFPERILKALVHISRRADEDYEAYIERVMQDPLAIRVKLHDLADKMDLLHVNTLSHADLKRYNKQLAAYHRLKKLVEQARANMIIH from the coding sequence GTGAATCCCTTGCAGGAACACCTGCTGGAGCGCGCCATCCGGCTGGCGGCCAAGGTCCACAAGGGCCAGGTGGACCGCTTCGAGAAACCCTACATCCTGCACGTCATGCGCGTGATGATGCGTGGGCACGACCTGGAGGAGCAGGTGCTCGGCGCTCTGCACGATGTGCTGGAGCGAAGCAGCCTCACTGTCAGCGAGCTCCAGGAGAAGGGCTTCCCGGAGCGCATCCTCAAGGCGCTGGTGCACATCAGCCGGCGCGCTGACGAGGACTATGAGGCCTACATCGAACGGGTGATGCAGGACCCCCTGGCCATCCGGGTGAAGCTGCACGACCTGGCCGATAAGATGGACCTGTTGCATGTGAACACCCTGAGCCACGCCGACCTCAAGCGCTACAACAAGCAGCTGGCCGCGTACCACCGGTTGAAGAAACTGGTGGAGCAGGCCCGCGCCAACATGATCATCCACTAG
- a CDS encoding CoA-binding protein: MAGLTTLVLGASPKPDRYANMAVRRLLAHGHPVVAVGARAGHIGEEPIRTDIPDGLRCHTVTLYLNAHNQQIWQDRLLALAPQRIIFNPGAENRRLAEEARRRGIEVVGGCTLVMLAAGTY; the protein is encoded by the coding sequence ATGGCGGGGCTCACCACGCTGGTCCTGGGCGCAAGCCCGAAGCCCGATCGATACGCGAACATGGCTGTGCGTCGACTGCTGGCCCATGGCCATCCGGTGGTGGCCGTGGGTGCGCGGGCCGGGCACATCGGCGAGGAGCCCATCCGCACGGACATCCCCGACGGCCTGCGGTGCCACACGGTGACGCTCTACCTCAACGCGCACAACCAACAGATCTGGCAGGACCGGTTGCTGGCCCTGGCACCGCAGCGCATCATCTTTAATCCGGGCGCCGAGAACCGCCGACTGGCGGAGGAGGCCCGCCGACGGGGCATCGAGGTCGTGGGGGGGTGCACGCTGGTGATGCTGGCGGCGGGGACGTACTGA